In Verrucomicrobiia bacterium, a single window of DNA contains:
- a CDS encoding efflux RND transporter periplasmic adaptor subunit — translation MSAIAALAWVGAGCDVKHPPPPDAFVVGAIEVREAAEQGGHRGAAYLATVKGRNQLTLSFKVPGIVDLIGPGEDAGDWQEGSVVDRGQLLARLKPTDFLAASNSAAAQAEMDGTQYERVVRLLRDGAASQQEYERALAARRASEANFELRRQDLLDSRIVAPFRGTLLQREVRAGETVGAGQPVLTLADLSEVEIEVGVPDRLLDGLRPGTEVRVSVPALREQDFAGVVQEVGVAAREGSRLFRAVVRVANPDGRLRPGMAASVYLDDALRVTPGVLVPLSALVARGERDLAVFVADEGHARQRRVRTGDILESSIVVTQGLAAGEWVVATGASLLHDGAPIRIASDGVASNRSLERR, via the coding sequence ATGTCCGCAATCGCTGCCCTGGCGTGGGTCGGTGCCGGTTGTGACGTGAAGCACCCTCCGCCTCCGGACGCCTTCGTGGTGGGAGCCATCGAGGTGCGAGAGGCCGCCGAGCAGGGCGGGCATCGCGGCGCCGCGTACCTTGCCACGGTCAAGGGGCGGAACCAGTTGACCCTCAGCTTCAAGGTGCCGGGCATTGTGGATCTCATCGGGCCGGGCGAGGACGCCGGCGACTGGCAGGAGGGATCCGTGGTGGACCGCGGTCAACTGCTGGCCCGGCTGAAGCCGACGGATTTCCTGGCGGCATCCAATTCGGCGGCTGCCCAGGCCGAGATGGACGGAACCCAGTACGAGCGGGTGGTGCGACTGCTGCGGGACGGGGCGGCCTCCCAGCAGGAATACGAGCGCGCCCTGGCGGCACGGCGGGCCTCCGAGGCGAACTTCGAGCTGCGACGCCAGGATCTGCTGGATTCGCGGATCGTCGCCCCCTTCCGGGGAACCTTGCTTCAGCGCGAAGTGCGGGCCGGGGAAACCGTTGGGGCCGGCCAGCCGGTCCTGACCCTGGCCGACCTGTCGGAAGTCGAGATCGAAGTGGGCGTGCCCGACCGGCTCCTCGACGGACTCCGTCCCGGAACCGAGGTGCGGGTGAGCGTCCCCGCCCTGCGGGAGCAGGATTTCGCCGGCGTGGTGCAGGAAGTGGGGGTGGCCGCGCGGGAGGGAAGCCGCCTTTTCCGGGCTGTCGTGCGCGTCGCCAATCCCGACGGACGCCTGAGACCCGGCATGGCGGCCTCGGTCTATCTCGATGACGCCCTGCGAGTGACCCCGGGCGTGTTGGTGCCGCTTTCAGCCCTCGTCGCCCGGGGCGAACGCGATCTGGCGGTGTTCGTGGCCGACGAGGGGCATGCCCGCCAGCGACGGGTTCGGACTGGCGACATCCTCGAGAGTTCCATCGTGGTGACCCAGGGATTGGCCGCAGGCGAATGGGTGGTCGCCACGGGAGCGAGCCTGCTCCATGACGGCGCGCCCATTCGGATCGCTTCGGACGGCGTCGCGTCGAATCGCAGCCTGGAGCGGCGCTGA
- a CDS encoding DUF819 family protein — MTSLLGPDATWPLLAAVVAGGAASIWLEQRFRWAARLGGPVLALGLAMILSNLRLLPWEAPAYGVVDDYFVPIAIPLLLLGTHLRRIWREAGSTFAAYHVAAFGSLVGAVLAAALFHAAIPRMPEVAGIMTGSYIGGGLNFMALRTTYQVEPELGNPLIVADNFIMALMFAVLVVISGARWFLRRYPHPHSGDADRVDSRELTAQHWRRKDISLLDIAQAVGFAVVVTAAGFTLSGFLKAILGSGTVVAVIANPYVLITFLTVALNGLAPAWTASIRGGEELGMFLLYLFFFVLGVRADLLEVLRNVPLLFAFCLVMALTNLVVTLVLGRCFRMNLEELLLSVNATLGGPPSAAAMAISRGWSRLVLPGLLVGIWGYVIGTPLGILVAELLRRWY, encoded by the coding sequence ATGACCTCGCTGCTGGGCCCCGACGCCACCTGGCCGCTGCTCGCCGCCGTGGTGGCCGGTGGGGCCGCCAGCATCTGGCTCGAACAACGCTTCCGCTGGGCAGCCCGCCTGGGCGGTCCCGTCCTCGCCCTCGGATTGGCGATGATCCTGTCCAATCTGCGCCTGCTGCCCTGGGAGGCTCCGGCCTACGGGGTGGTGGACGACTACTTCGTCCCGATTGCAATCCCGCTGCTGTTGCTGGGCACGCATCTCCGCCGGATCTGGCGCGAGGCGGGATCCACCTTTGCGGCCTACCACGTCGCCGCGTTCGGGTCGCTGGTGGGCGCCGTCCTGGCCGCCGCGCTCTTCCACGCAGCCATTCCCCGGATGCCGGAAGTGGCCGGCATCATGACCGGGAGCTACATCGGCGGAGGCCTCAATTTCATGGCCCTCCGCACGACCTACCAGGTCGAACCGGAACTCGGCAACCCGCTGATCGTGGCCGACAACTTCATCATGGCGCTGATGTTCGCTGTGCTCGTCGTGATCTCCGGCGCCCGCTGGTTCCTCCGGCGTTATCCCCACCCGCATTCCGGCGACGCCGACCGGGTGGACAGCCGCGAACTCACCGCGCAGCACTGGCGCCGCAAGGACATCTCCCTGCTCGACATCGCCCAGGCCGTGGGCTTCGCGGTGGTCGTGACCGCCGCCGGCTTCACCCTGTCCGGCTTCCTCAAGGCCATCCTCGGTTCCGGCACCGTGGTGGCGGTGATCGCCAATCCCTACGTCCTGATCACCTTTCTCACGGTGGCCCTCAATGGGCTGGCACCGGCCTGGACGGCTTCCATCCGCGGCGGCGAAGAACTCGGCATGTTCCTCCTCTACCTGTTCTTCTTCGTCCTCGGCGTCCGTGCCGACCTCCTCGAAGTCCTCCGCAACGTCCCCCTGCTCTTCGCCTTCTGCCTGGTCATGGCCCTGACCAACCTGGTGGTGACCCTCGTCCTGGGCCGCTGCTTCCGCATGAACCTCGAGGAACTGCTCCTTTCCGTGAATGCCACCCTCGGCGGGCCGCCGTCCGCCGCCGCCATGGCCATTTCCCGCGGCTGGTCCCGCCTGGTTTTGCCCGGGCTGCTGGTCGGCATCTGGGGCTATGTCATCGGCACCCCCCTGGGCATCCTGGTCGCCGAACTGCTGCGACGCTGGTACTGA
- a CDS encoding TMEM14 family protein codes for MKRSASAKWILAYGGFLILAGLAGYLSNPEKAKTALMSGGTAGTLSILWGWFATQERRWAWMGALVTTGLLTLVFAWRTLASWQAVAAGEDGKLFAACLISSMLAASLCLLPVLVRGAGIRTPVAAETPHV; via the coding sequence ATGAAACGATCCGCTTCCGCAAAATGGATCCTCGCCTACGGCGGGTTCCTCATTCTGGCCGGCCTGGCCGGCTACCTCTCCAATCCCGAGAAGGCGAAAACCGCCCTCATGTCCGGCGGCACGGCCGGCACCCTGTCGATCCTCTGGGGATGGTTCGCCACGCAGGAGCGGCGCTGGGCGTGGATGGGCGCCCTGGTGACCACGGGGCTGCTCACCCTGGTGTTTGCGTGGCGCACCCTCGCCAGTTGGCAGGCGGTGGCGGCTGGCGAAGACGGCAAGCTGTTCGCGGCCTGCCTCATCTCCAGCATGCTTGCCGCCTCCCTGTGCCTGCTGCCGGTGCTGGTTCGCGGTGCCGGTATTCGCACCCCTGTGGCCGCAGAGACCCCCCACGTGTAA
- a CDS encoding efflux RND transporter permease subunit yields MADPPPRREGGLARYFVGHREVGWLALVAILGWGALSLTRLAQQEDPKIPDRVARVVTLFPGATAVQVEQLVTERIEKKISELDTVEELSSQSRLGVSVITVHLRPAPRARIDQDWDRLRAKVSEVTLPEGAQAPHLDMDFGSTVTLLYGVASPPASEAECVARANLIRDHLAGWRADANADGRAAVFAFYPAAVSKAYRARTSEMFVRRLEAGRHGWDVNRFAGESFILAEFATGSTRDGLEAFLADFIRELAGSDSELHPDFGPVAILMGAEDPLPVIRARALPRYSHRDLELAARVFEDELKQIGSVGRVRAVGVVPEALYLMYSLRGVEGRGLDSQRVMDFIAARNALIPGGILATEGQNFPVQLTGEFRTDADLLGAVIGRTPGGDPIYLRDTFEVRRGYRNPVEFEVGILPGAGAQDVAAPGNGVLRSAMVAVEMKEGRIIREFAREVASVASVVEARLPEGMRLWVLSDQPAAVGQRVHRFLACFLDAVIIVILVALLLMEWRSALVVALAIPVTVALTFIGMHALGIPLHQISIAALIIALGMLVDDPVVASDAINRELAGGRPREVAAWLGPWRLRRAIVFATTINILAFLPLALLPGDKGAFILALPLVVTLALVASRLVSVTFVPLLGFHLLRGQRSLDEGGEMRRFPVFRAVDAALGWVAPRYGSLLERSFRRPGLPIGLAYGTLALSFLAVPFLGSQFFPPAERNQFLIDVELPPSASIFRTREVMDDIVQRLREHPEVTLAGLFLGGSAPRFYYNVTPREPAPNLAQILVNTRLASEVPPLVAALRDRFDREIAGARVLVRELEQGVPVDYPIQIRFAGGDLDILRSLADQAASVLREAGGYKVNDDLGWRIPTLRVAIDQARANSLGVVNTLIGRVMQSAFGGLQITELREGDRLVPVVIRLAVEERNEAARIRSLYVESLTTRPVPLSSFAEVGIQPEFATVPRHNLLRSVTVRAFSRTGELPSQVLARARPALDRIHLPPGYRMEFDGEARELAQSRSEMATVMAVSIALIALALVLQFNSVVKASIVLAVVPVGLIGAFLGMTVVGTSLGFMALLGIVSLAGVIVSHIIVISDLIEEARAAGMETAPALIHAGLVRMRAVLVTSLATVGGLIPLALTGGELWRPLTAVHIFGLLGAIGLSLVLLPVLYHQAATRWRWIR; encoded by the coding sequence ATGGCGGATCCGCCTCCACGCAGGGAAGGCGGTCTGGCGCGGTACTTCGTCGGGCACCGGGAAGTTGGCTGGCTGGCGCTGGTGGCCATCCTGGGATGGGGTGCCCTTTCCCTGACCCGGCTCGCCCAGCAGGAGGATCCGAAGATCCCGGACCGGGTCGCCCGGGTGGTGACCTTGTTTCCCGGGGCCACCGCCGTGCAGGTGGAACAGCTCGTCACCGAACGGATCGAAAAGAAGATCTCGGAACTCGACACGGTCGAGGAGTTGAGCAGCCAAAGCCGGCTCGGCGTGTCGGTGATCACTGTTCACCTCCGCCCGGCGCCCCGGGCGCGCATCGATCAGGACTGGGACCGGCTGCGGGCGAAGGTGTCCGAGGTCACCCTCCCGGAAGGGGCGCAGGCGCCGCATCTGGACATGGACTTCGGGAGCACCGTGACATTGCTGTACGGTGTGGCGAGCCCGCCCGCCTCCGAGGCGGAGTGCGTGGCCCGGGCGAATCTGATCCGCGACCACCTGGCAGGCTGGCGGGCGGATGCCAACGCGGACGGCCGGGCGGCGGTGTTCGCGTTCTATCCGGCCGCTGTGTCGAAGGCGTACCGGGCCCGCACCAGCGAGATGTTCGTCCGTCGTCTCGAAGCCGGACGCCATGGCTGGGATGTCAACCGGTTTGCGGGGGAATCCTTCATCCTCGCCGAATTCGCCACCGGCTCGACCCGGGACGGCCTCGAGGCGTTCCTCGCCGACTTCATCCGGGAACTGGCCGGGTCCGACTCGGAACTGCACCCGGATTTCGGTCCGGTGGCGATCCTGATGGGCGCCGAGGACCCGTTGCCGGTGATCCGCGCCCGGGCGTTGCCGCGATACAGCCATCGCGATCTGGAACTCGCCGCACGGGTGTTCGAGGACGAACTCAAGCAGATCGGCTCCGTCGGTCGTGTCCGCGCGGTGGGGGTTGTTCCCGAGGCCCTCTATCTCATGTACTCCCTGCGCGGCGTCGAGGGGCGGGGCCTCGATTCCCAGCGGGTGATGGACTTCATCGCCGCGCGCAACGCCCTCATTCCCGGGGGCATCCTGGCGACCGAAGGCCAGAACTTCCCGGTCCAGCTCACCGGCGAATTCCGCACCGACGCCGACCTTCTCGGGGCGGTGATCGGACGGACCCCGGGCGGCGATCCGATCTATCTGCGGGACACTTTCGAGGTGCGCCGCGGTTATCGGAATCCCGTCGAGTTCGAGGTCGGAATCCTTCCAGGAGCGGGCGCGCAGGATGTCGCCGCCCCGGGCAACGGCGTGCTCCGCTCGGCCATGGTGGCGGTCGAGATGAAGGAAGGTCGCATCATCCGGGAATTCGCCCGGGAAGTCGCCTCCGTGGCGTCCGTGGTCGAGGCGCGGCTTCCCGAAGGCATGCGCCTGTGGGTGCTCAGCGATCAACCCGCGGCGGTTGGGCAGCGCGTCCACCGGTTCCTCGCCTGTTTTCTGGACGCCGTGATCATCGTGATCCTGGTGGCCCTGCTGCTCATGGAATGGCGCTCGGCCCTGGTGGTGGCACTGGCCATTCCCGTCACCGTCGCGCTGACCTTCATCGGCATGCACGCCCTCGGCATCCCCCTGCACCAGATCTCCATCGCCGCGCTGATCATCGCGCTGGGTATGCTGGTGGACGATCCGGTGGTGGCGTCCGACGCCATCAACCGCGAACTGGCCGGAGGCCGGCCCCGCGAAGTGGCGGCCTGGCTGGGGCCATGGCGCCTGCGGCGGGCCATTGTGTTCGCCACCACCATCAACATCCTCGCCTTCCTCCCGCTCGCCCTGCTGCCCGGCGACAAGGGCGCCTTCATCCTCGCCCTCCCGCTCGTGGTCACCCTCGCGCTGGTGGCGTCGCGCCTGGTGTCGGTGACCTTCGTCCCGCTGCTCGGATTCCACCTCTTGCGGGGTCAACGCAGCCTCGACGAAGGGGGCGAGATGCGCCGCTTCCCCGTATTCCGGGCGGTGGATGCCGCGCTCGGCTGGGTCGCTCCCCGTTACGGCAGCCTGCTGGAAAGGTCCTTCCGCCGCCCGGGGCTTCCCATCGGACTGGCCTACGGCACGCTCGCCCTGAGCTTCCTCGCCGTGCCCTTCCTCGGAAGCCAGTTCTTCCCGCCGGCGGAACGCAACCAGTTCCTCATCGATGTGGAACTCCCGCCCTCGGCCTCCATCTTCCGAACCCGCGAGGTCATGGACGACATCGTCCAGCGCCTGCGGGAACATCCCGAGGTGACGCTTGCCGGCCTGTTCCTGGGCGGCTCCGCACCGCGCTTCTACTACAACGTCACGCCCCGCGAACCCGCGCCCAACCTCGCCCAGATCCTCGTCAACACCCGCCTCGCCTCCGAGGTCCCTCCCCTGGTCGCCGCCCTGCGTGACCGGTTCGACCGCGAAATCGCTGGCGCCCGCGTCCTGGTGCGGGAACTCGAACAGGGTGTCCCCGTCGATTACCCCATCCAGATCCGCTTCGCCGGCGGAGATCTCGACATCCTCCGTTCGCTCGCGGACCAGGCGGCATCCGTCCTGCGCGAGGCCGGGGGCTACAAGGTCAACGATGACCTCGGCTGGCGGATCCCAACCCTGCGCGTCGCCATCGATCAGGCCCGCGCCAACAGCCTCGGCGTCGTCAACACCCTCATCGGTCGCGTCATGCAATCCGCCTTCGGCGGCCTTCAGATCACCGAACTCCGGGAGGGCGACCGGCTGGTTCCCGTGGTGATTCGACTGGCCGTCGAGGAACGCAACGAGGCTGCCCGTATCCGCTCCCTCTACGTCGAATCCCTCACCACCCGCCCGGTTCCCCTCAGCAGTTTCGCCGAGGTCGGCATCCAGCCCGAATTCGCCACCGTGCCCCGCCACAACCTCCTGCGCAGCGTCACCGTCCGCGCCTTCTCCCGGACCGGCGAACTGCCTTCCCAGGTCCTCGCCCGCGCCCGACCGGCGCTGGATCGCATCCACCTGCCCCCCGGTTATCGCATGGAATTCGATGGCGAAGCCCGCGAACTGGCCCAGAGCCGGTCGGAAATGGCCACGGTCATGGCCGTGTCCATCGCCCTCATCGCCCTCGCCCTCGTCCTTCAGTTCAATTCGGTGGTCAAGGCGTCGATCGTCCTCGCCGTCGTGCCCGTCGGCCTGATCGGCGCCTTCCTCGGCATGACCGTCGTCGGCACCTCGCTCGGCTTCATGGCACTCCTCGGCATCGTCAGCCTCGCCGGCGTCATCGTCAGCCACATCATCGTCATCTCCGACCTCATCGAGGAGGCCCGCGCCGCCGGCATGGAAACCGCACCCGCCCTGATCCATGCCGGTCTCGTCCGGATGCGGGCGGTCCTCGTGACCAGCCTGGCCACCGTGGGCGGCCTGATCCCGCTCGCCCTCACCGGCGGCGAATTGTGGCGTCCCCTCACGGCCGTCCACATCTTCGGCCTCCTGGGCGCCATCGGCCTGTCCCTGGTGCTCCTGCCCGTCCTCTATCACCAGGCCGCCACCCGCTGGCGCTGGATCCGCTGA
- the iolB gene encoding 5-deoxy-glucuronate isomerase — MNATPDSLLVRPQPDPADPGRVLRVTPATAGWDLISFEIRRLAPGAEWAFDTAENELALVNLTGRFAVASDRGHWTGIGGRATVFEDAAHALYLPRRTRFQVVAESEATFAVTWVPTDQDHAPWLIRPDQVARSIRGGDNVSRQINDLLPPGSPVHRLVLVEVYTPGGNWSSYPPHKHDRHVVDDQGRLLEADLEEIYYYQIDRPEGYACQRIYTDADSPGHAAGRPIDALVRASHGDVVLVPEGYHPVVSAPGYTTYYLNVLAGSAQSLANREDPRYAWVKDTYRTRDPRLPLY; from the coding sequence ATGAACGCCACGCCGGATTCCCTCCTCGTCCGTCCTCAACCGGACCCGGCCGACCCCGGACGTGTCCTCCGCGTCACCCCGGCCACCGCCGGTTGGGACCTGATCTCCTTCGAGATCCGCCGCCTTGCGCCGGGTGCCGAATGGGCCTTCGACACCGCCGAAAACGAGCTGGCCCTGGTCAATCTCACCGGCCGCTTTGCCGTTGCCTCCGACCGCGGTCACTGGACCGGCATCGGCGGTCGCGCCACCGTGTTCGAGGACGCCGCCCACGCCCTCTACCTCCCCCGCCGCACCCGCTTCCAGGTTGTCGCCGAATCCGAAGCCACCTTCGCCGTCACCTGGGTCCCCACCGACCAGGATCATGCCCCCTGGCTGATCCGCCCCGACCAGGTCGCCCGCTCCATCCGCGGCGGCGACAACGTCAGCCGCCAGATCAACGACCTCCTTCCCCCCGGCTCGCCCGTCCATCGACTGGTCCTCGTCGAGGTTTATACCCCCGGCGGCAACTGGAGCAGTTACCCGCCCCACAAACACGACCGCCACGTCGTCGATGACCAGGGCCGCCTCCTCGAAGCCGACCTCGAGGAAATCTACTACTACCAGATCGACCGCCCCGAAGGATACGCCTGCCAGCGCATCTACACCGATGCCGACTCCCCCGGCCACGCCGCCGGTCGTCCCATCGACGCCCTCGTCCGCGCCAGCCACGGCGATGTCGTCCTTGTCCCCGAAGGTTACCATCCCGTGGTCAGCGCCCCCGGCTACACCACCTACTACCTCAACGTTCTCGCCGGCAGCGCCCAAAGCCTCGCCAACCGCGAAGACCCCCGCTACGCCTGGGTCAAGGACACCTACCGCACCCGCGATCCCCGCCTGCCCCTCTACTGA
- the mmsA gene encoding CoA-acylating methylmalonate-semialdehyde dehydrogenase: MAEFTPLKNYIGGQWSDAECSGTLPIENPSTGALLGVVPLSTPAEVARAVAAADTAFPTWSRTPGSRRAEYLFRLLERLRADEESLARSITGENGKSLPDARAEMKRLIENCEVACGLPVLQQGDKLIGAAEGIDGEVLRLPIGVFAMAGPFNFPGMVPFWFLPYAIAAGNTFVVKPSEQTPLTLQRIAGHFHAVGLPAGVVNVIHGDRTVVETLIDHPRVRGLSLVGSSRTARAVATRCAAAGKRFQAMGGAKNHLVVMPDARVDEAVRNMISSCFGCAGQRCMAASAIVAVGREVHDQVCRQLVQACTHVTVANPLDPAVANDPMVIGPVISAKARQFVLEMIETGVREGAELLADGRHVRVPGAEQGHFIGPTVFRGVRPGMAIHRTEIFGPVVVVLEAASFEEAVAIINQHEYGNGASIYTRSGYWARRFKLEVECGMIGVNVGIPAPVAHLPFGGMRGSQFSDIKAQGRAVIDFYTEPRIVTERFWPETE, translated from the coding sequence ATGGCTGAATTCACGCCTCTGAAAAACTACATCGGCGGCCAGTGGTCCGACGCCGAGTGCTCCGGAACCCTCCCCATCGAGAATCCCTCAACCGGCGCCCTCCTCGGAGTGGTCCCCCTTTCCACCCCCGCCGAGGTGGCCCGTGCCGTCGCGGCCGCTGACACCGCCTTCCCCACCTGGAGCCGCACCCCGGGTTCCCGCCGCGCCGAGTACCTCTTCCGGCTGCTCGAACGCCTCCGCGCCGACGAGGAATCCCTCGCCCGCTCGATCACCGGGGAGAACGGCAAGTCCCTCCCCGACGCCCGCGCCGAAATGAAGCGCCTGATCGAGAACTGCGAGGTCGCCTGCGGCCTCCCCGTCCTTCAACAGGGCGACAAGCTCATCGGGGCCGCCGAAGGCATCGACGGCGAAGTCCTCCGCCTGCCCATCGGCGTCTTTGCCATGGCCGGCCCCTTCAACTTCCCAGGCATGGTGCCGTTCTGGTTCCTCCCCTACGCCATCGCCGCCGGCAATACCTTCGTGGTCAAACCCTCCGAACAGACCCCCCTCACCCTCCAGCGCATCGCCGGTCACTTCCACGCCGTGGGCCTTCCGGCCGGCGTCGTCAATGTCATCCACGGCGACCGGACCGTGGTCGAGACGCTCATCGATCATCCCCGTGTCCGCGGGCTTTCCCTCGTCGGCTCCAGCCGCACCGCCCGGGCCGTCGCCACCCGCTGCGCCGCCGCCGGCAAGCGGTTCCAGGCCATGGGCGGCGCCAAGAACCACCTCGTCGTCATGCCCGATGCCCGCGTGGACGAGGCGGTCCGCAACATGATCTCCTCCTGCTTCGGCTGTGCCGGCCAGCGCTGCATGGCCGCCTCCGCCATCGTTGCCGTCGGCCGCGAAGTCCATGATCAGGTCTGCCGCCAGCTCGTCCAGGCCTGCACCCACGTCACCGTCGCCAATCCCCTCGACCCCGCCGTCGCCAATGACCCCATGGTGATCGGCCCCGTCATTTCCGCCAAAGCCCGCCAGTTCGTCCTCGAAATGATCGAGACCGGTGTCCGGGAAGGCGCCGAACTGCTCGCCGATGGCCGCCATGTCCGCGTGCCCGGCGCCGAACAGGGCCACTTCATCGGCCCCACTGTCTTCCGCGGCGTCCGGCCCGGCATGGCCATTCATCGCACCGAAATCTTCGGCCCCGTCGTGGTCGTCCTCGAAGCCGCCTCCTTCGAGGAGGCCGTCGCCATCATCAACCAGCACGAGTACGGCAACGGCGCCTCGATCTACACCCGGAGCGGTTACTGGGCCCGCCGCTTCAAACTCGAAGTCGAATGCGGCATGATCGGTGTCAACGTCGGCATCCCCGCCCCCGTCGCCCACCTCCCCTTCGGCGGCATGCGCGGCTCCCAATTCTCCGATATCAAGGCCCAGGGCCGCGCCGTCATCGACTTCTATACCGAACCCAGGATCGTCACCGAACGCTTCTGGCCCGAGACGGAATGA
- a CDS encoding beta-lactamase family protein: MHMAEVRSRGCRNSMRRKILCGALFLLAVASRPGAAPLSEAEAIRRFETKAQAEIDSGRLSGVSVAWIDDQRVVMTAAFGWADKTRRIPASPATVYRVGSISKLFTAVAAMQLAQAGELDIDAPARDYVPEFRIVDPFPDAAAPTLRQLMTHRAGLVRESPVGGYFDPTEPTAEATVASLADSVLVHPPGTVTKYSNSGITVVGRAVETLTQLPFDRYQAERILGPLRMDSSGFLLNRDLKGRLATGYLPVALVEGGFQERRAPHFEFGILPAGNLYSTVEDLGRFLACLFAEGRGPEGDLIRPETLREMWRVQAPGATRGFGLGFAMGQHQGRNTFGHMGAVYGFTSQLVGLPGERLGVVVLANDDLAIGPVRRLTRHSLDLLLATKFGPPPPAEPDATPMDPPSPADIAALSGEYESRSYWARIEYHAGAGWRATFSRQRFDLVRSGPDTFRAHGRLGDDLEVRFERAPEGPAERLHALGQTFRRIDPKALPEPPLAWRALVGSYGPAFIPLIVSIRNGNLYAMTENEYDYRLTPLNRTVFHMPPGMYESEQIVFQLDRTGRAHTAVLANMPLARRRR, encoded by the coding sequence GTGCACATGGCCGAAGTCCGCTCCCGCGGCTGCCGCAATTCCATGCGGCGGAAGATCTTGTGCGGTGCCTTGTTCCTCCTGGCGGTCGCATCCCGCCCTGGGGCGGCACCCCTTTCCGAAGCGGAAGCGATCCGGCGCTTCGAGACGAAGGCGCAGGCCGAGATCGATTCCGGCCGCCTGAGCGGCGTCTCGGTGGCCTGGATCGACGACCAACGGGTGGTCATGACCGCGGCCTTCGGTTGGGCGGACAAGACCCGTCGGATCCCCGCCTCCCCCGCCACGGTGTATCGCGTCGGCTCCATCTCGAAGCTCTTCACGGCCGTCGCCGCCATGCAACTGGCCCAGGCCGGGGAACTCGACATCGACGCGCCAGCCCGGGACTACGTGCCGGAGTTCCGGATCGTCGATCCGTTCCCCGACGCCGCTGCCCCGACCCTTCGCCAGCTCATGACGCACCGCGCCGGACTGGTTCGAGAATCGCCCGTGGGAGGCTACTTCGATCCCACCGAGCCCACCGCCGAGGCCACCGTGGCCAGCCTCGCCGACAGCGTCCTCGTGCATCCGCCGGGCACCGTGACCAAGTACTCGAACAGCGGCATCACGGTGGTTGGCCGCGCGGTTGAAACCCTCACGCAGCTCCCCTTCGACCGCTACCAGGCCGAACGGATCCTGGGTCCGCTGCGCATGGACAGCTCGGGATTCCTCCTGAACCGGGATCTCAAGGGCCGACTGGCAACAGGTTATCTCCCGGTGGCCCTGGTTGAAGGTGGCTTTCAGGAACGCCGGGCCCCGCATTTTGAATTCGGGATCCTCCCGGCGGGCAATCTCTACTCCACGGTCGAGGACCTCGGTCGCTTTCTCGCCTGCCTGTTCGCCGAGGGTCGCGGGCCCGAAGGCGACCTCATCCGGCCCGAAACGCTTCGGGAGATGTGGCGGGTCCAGGCGCCAGGAGCCACCCGCGGCTTCGGACTCGGCTTCGCCATGGGCCAGCACCAGGGACGCAACACGTTCGGGCACATGGGCGCGGTGTACGGCTTCACTTCGCAACTGGTCGGCCTTCCCGGCGAACGCCTGGGAGTGGTGGTCCTCGCCAACGATGACCTGGCCATCGGACCTGTCCGGCGTCTGACCCGGCACAGCCTCGATCTTCTGCTGGCGACCAAGTTCGGCCCACCGCCTCCCGCGGAACCCGACGCCACGCCCATGGACCCGCCGTCCCCGGCCGACATCGCAGCCCTGTCCGGCGAGTATGAATCGCGAAGTTACTGGGCCAGGATCGAGTACCATGCCGGCGCCGGCTGGCGGGCGACCTTCTCGCGGCAACGCTTCGATCTGGTCCGTTCGGGTCCCGACACCTTCCGCGCGCATGGCCGGCTCGGAGACGATCTGGAGGTGCGGTTCGAACGGGCTCCCGAGGGTCCTGCCGAACGTCTTCACGCCCTTGGCCAGACGTTTCGCCGGATCGATCCCAAAGCCCTTCCCGAACCGCCCCTGGCCTGGCGGGCGCTGGTCGGCTCCTACGGGCCCGCGTTCATCCCGCTGATCGTTTCGATCCGCAACGGCAATCTCTACGCCATGACCGAGAACGAGTACGATTACCGCCTGACCCCGCTGAACCGCACCGTCTTCCACATGCCGCCCGGAATGTACGAGTCGGAACAGATCGTCTTCCAACTCGATCGCACGGGCCGCGCCCATACCGCCGTCCTCGCCAACATGCCCCTCGCCCGCCGCCGTCGGTAG